A portion of the Bubalus kerabau isolate K-KA32 ecotype Philippines breed swamp buffalo chromosome 1, PCC_UOA_SB_1v2, whole genome shotgun sequence genome contains these proteins:
- the LOC129642172 gene encoding olfactory receptor 2L2-like codes for MENYNQTSTDFILLGLFPSSRVGLFLFILIVLIFLMALFGNLSMILLIFLDTHLHTPMYFLLSQLSLMDLTYISTIVPKMAYNFLYGKTSISLIGCGSQSFFFLTIAGTEGLLLASMAYDRYVAICFPLHYPIKITRRVCVLMIIGSWIMGSINSCAHTTYALHIPYCRSRAINHFFCDVPAMLTLACMDTWIYEYTVFVSTTVFLLLPFIGIALSYGRVLHAVYRMNSAEGKKKAYSTCRTHLTVVTFYYAPFVYTYLRPRSLRSPTEDKVLAVFYTILTPMFNPIIYSLRNKEVMGALRRVIQRICFVKM; via the coding sequence ATGGAAAATTATAATCAAACATCCACTGATTTCATCTTACTAGGgctgttcccttcttcaagagttggcttgtttctttttattctcattgtTCTCATTTTCCTAATGGCTCTATTTGGTAACCTCTCCATGATCCTTCTCATCTTTCTGGACACCCATCTCCATACACCAATGTATTTTCTACTCAGTCAGCTCTCCCTCATGGACCTGACCTACATCTCCACCATTGTGCCGAAAATGGCCTACAATTTTCTGTATGGAAAAACGTCTATCTCTTTAATTGGGTGTGGGAGTCAGAGCTTTTTCTTCTTGACTATAGCAGGTACAGAAGGATTGCTTTTGGCCTCTATGGCTTATGATCGGTATGTGGCCATTTGCTTTCCTCTTCACTATCCCATCAAAATCACcagaagagtgtgtgtgttgaTGATAATAGGATCTTGGATAATGGGCTCTATCAACTCCTGTGCCCACACCACATATGCACTCCATATCCCTTACTGCAGATCCAGGGCCATCaatcatttcttctgtgatgtcCCAGCCATGTTGACTCTGGCCTGCATGGACACTTGGATCTATGAGTACACAGTGTTTGTGAGCACTACCGTTTTCCTTTTGTTGCCTTTCATCGGTATTGCACTTTCCTATGGTCGTGTTCTCCATGCTGTCTATCGCATGAACTCAGCAGAAGGGAAGAAGAAGGCCTATTCAACTTGCAGGACCCACCTCACTGTGGTGACTTTTTACTATGCACCCTTTGTTTACACTTATCTACGGCCAAGATCCCTTCGATCTCCAACAGAAGACAAGGTTCTGGCTGTCTTCTACACCATCCTGACCCCAATGTTCAATCCTATTATCTATAGCTTAAGAAATAAGGAAGTGATGGGGGCCTTGAGAAGAGTAATTCAGAGAATCTGCTTTGTGAAAATGTAG